In Gammaproteobacteria bacterium, a single window of DNA contains:
- a CDS encoding twin transmembrane helix small protein, with product MSWIKIVILLLFAVIIGSMASALFHLLKDRGKTGRTLKALKVRITLSIAAFALLILGYLAGWIQPHGIVPPPQRAAPVQSQ from the coding sequence ATGTCCTGGATCAAGATTGTCATTCTCCTGCTGTTCGCCGTCATCATCGGCAGTATGGCCTCGGCACTGTTCCACCTGCTGAAAGACAGGGGCAAAACCGGGCGCACGCTGAAGGCGCTGAAAGTCAGGATTACGCTGTCAATCGCGGCCTTCGCGCTGCTGATACTCGGCTACCTGGCCGGCTGGATACAGCCGCACGGAATCGTGCCGCCGCCGCAGCGCGCGGCGCCCGTTCAGAGCCAATAG